A stretch of Caldilineales bacterium DNA encodes these proteins:
- a CDS encoding molybdopterin molybdotransferase MoeA has product MPVSSPYPLVSIDHALAAILRHSPALGNERVPLIDALGRVLAVDLTAPAPVPPFPAAAKDGFAVIAADAARLRRLAGEQMAGRAGHLRVEPGTVVRITTGAVIPAGADAVVMVEHTSETNGWVEIETTVSPGADIRPPGQDIAAGERVLNQGAVLGPAEIGLLASVGLADAPVFRRPRVGVLSTGDELVEPGAALASGQIYDSNRFSLAAAVAQAGGVARTYGIVADTPAALAAFFESALAENDVLVTSGGVSMGKLDLLKPLLEERGTVHFGRVIMKPGKPVTFATIAGKPVFSLPGFPVSALVSFELFVRPALRQMQGDAAWQRPRLQVALAHDLQHDAHRTEYQRARVFVEDGRFLARTTGHQGSGRLLSMAGANALLELTPGDDFLPAGAMTTALLLHPIGA; this is encoded by the coding sequence GTGCCCGTCAGCTCACCCTACCCCCTCGTCAGCATCGACCACGCCCTCGCCGCCATCCTGCGCCACAGCCCTGCCCTGGGCAACGAGCGCGTGCCCTTGATCGACGCCCTTGGCCGCGTCCTGGCCGTGGACCTGACCGCTCCCGCCCCTGTCCCGCCCTTTCCGGCCGCGGCCAAAGATGGCTTTGCCGTCATCGCCGCCGATGCCGCCCGCCTGCGCAGGCTGGCGGGCGAACAGATGGCGGGGCGCGCCGGCCATCTTCGGGTCGAGCCGGGGACGGTCGTCCGCATCACCACCGGGGCCGTCATCCCAGCCGGGGCCGATGCCGTGGTCATGGTCGAGCACACGAGCGAGACCAATGGGTGGGTGGAGATCGAGACCACGGTATCCCCCGGCGCCGACATCCGCCCGCCCGGCCAGGACATCGCCGCCGGCGAGAGAGTGCTGAACCAGGGCGCGGTGCTCGGCCCGGCCGAGATCGGGCTGCTGGCGTCGGTCGGCCTGGCGGATGCCCCTGTGTTCCGGCGGCCGCGCGTCGGCGTCCTCTCCACCGGCGATGAACTGGTCGAGCCGGGCGCGGCGCTCGCCTCCGGCCAGATCTACGATTCCAACCGCTTCAGCCTGGCCGCAGCGGTGGCCCAGGCAGGCGGTGTGGCGCGCACCTACGGCATCGTCGCCGATACGCCCGCCGCCTTGGCCGCATTCTTCGAGTCGGCCCTGGCCGAAAACGATGTGTTAGTCACCAGCGGCGGCGTCAGCATGGGCAAGCTCGACCTGCTCAAGCCCTTGCTGGAAGAACGTGGAACCGTCCATTTTGGCCGTGTGATCATGAAACCCGGCAAACCCGTCACCTTCGCCACCATCGCCGGCAAACCGGTCTTCTCCTTGCCCGGCTTCCCTGTCTCGGCCCTGGTCTCGTTCGAGCTTTTCGTGCGCCCGGCCCTGCGGCAGATGCAGGGCGACGCCGCCTGGCAGCGGCCGCGCCTGCAGGTAGCGTTGGCGCACGACCTCCAGCACGACGCCCACCGCACCGAATACCAGCGCGCCCGCGTCTTCGTGGAGGATGGCCGCTTTCTGGCTCGCACCACCGGCCACCAGGGATCCGGGCGGCTGCTGTCGATGGCCGGCGCCAATGCCTTGCTCGAACTGACGCCTGGCGATGACTTCCTCCCCGCCGGCGCCATGACGACCGCCCTGCTCCTGCACCCGATCGGCGCATGA
- a CDS encoding ABC transporter permease: MNTFFEGFLQALRLLIGLDPDVFEIISLSLRVSGVALAISVALGLPLGAWLGLRRFRGRRLAVALLYTGMGLPPVVVGLTVYLLLSRQGPLGGLGWLFTSRAMIVAQVVLALPLVAGFTMTALAAIPPEMTLQIRSLGATPLQTHLTLLFEARAGVLAAIVAGFGAIISEVGSVMIVGGNIAHKTRVLTTAIVLETGKGNFDLAIALGIILLALAFGANWLILLLQGRLGPRP; the protein is encoded by the coding sequence ATGAACACCTTCTTCGAGGGCTTCCTCCAGGCCCTTCGCCTCCTGATCGGTCTCGACCCGGACGTGTTCGAGATCATCAGCCTCTCGCTGCGCGTCAGCGGCGTCGCCCTGGCCATCAGCGTGGCCCTCGGCCTGCCGTTGGGGGCCTGGTTGGGGTTGCGACGCTTTCGGGGCCGCCGTCTGGCCGTGGCCCTGCTCTACACCGGCATGGGCTTGCCGCCGGTTGTCGTCGGCCTGACCGTCTACTTGCTACTCTCGCGGCAGGGGCCGCTGGGCGGGCTGGGATGGCTATTCACCTCGCGAGCGATGATCGTCGCCCAGGTGGTGCTGGCCCTGCCGCTGGTGGCCGGGTTCACGATGACCGCCCTGGCCGCCATCCCGCCCGAAATGACCCTGCAAATCCGCTCGTTGGGCGCCACCCCGCTGCAAACCCATCTCACCCTGCTGTTCGAGGCCCGCGCCGGGGTGCTGGCCGCCATCGTCGCCGGTTTCGGGGCCATCATCTCCGAGGTCGGCTCGGTGATGATCGTCGGCGGCAACATCGCCCACAAAACCCGCGTCCTCACCACCGCCATCGTGCTCGAGACCGGCAAAGGCAACTTCGACCTGGCCATCGCTCTCGGCATCATCCTGCTGGCCCTGGCCTTTGGCGCCAACTGGCTTATCCTCCTGTTGCAGGGCCGCCTGGGGCCGCGCCCTTGA
- a CDS encoding ATP-binding cassette domain-containing protein: MAPPILAVSDLAQSYGARTVLRIARLELAEGELLALVGPSGAGKSTLLRLLNFLERPSQGQICYRGRPYVPETLPLDIRRRITTVFQRPLLLDASVRGNVAYGLRLRGGGNGRGDSHRQEEEALAAVGLQHLARARSRTLSGGEAQRVALARALILRPEILLLDEPTANLDPANVRQIEQIITRISAEMGTTVVLVTHHVWQARRLAHRVGLLYDGELLEIAPTNRFFDHPEHPLTRAFLRGETVF, from the coding sequence ATGGCCCCCCCGATCCTGGCTGTAAGCGACCTGGCCCAGAGCTACGGCGCCCGCACGGTGCTGCGCATCGCCCGGCTTGAGCTGGCCGAGGGCGAATTGCTGGCCCTGGTCGGCCCCAGCGGCGCCGGCAAGAGCACCCTGCTGCGCCTCCTCAACTTCCTCGAACGCCCCAGCCAGGGCCAGATCTGCTATCGCGGCCGGCCCTATGTCCCCGAGACCTTGCCCCTGGACATCCGCCGGCGCATCACCACCGTGTTCCAGCGCCCGCTCCTGCTCGACGCCTCGGTGCGCGGCAATGTGGCCTACGGGTTGCGGCTGCGCGGCGGGGGCAATGGCCGCGGCGACAGCCATAGGCAAGAAGAGGAGGCGCTGGCTGCGGTCGGCTTGCAGCACCTGGCCCGCGCCCGCTCGCGCACCCTCAGCGGCGGCGAAGCCCAGCGCGTGGCCCTGGCCCGGGCCCTGATCCTCCGCCCTGAGATCCTGCTGCTAGACGAACCGACCGCCAACCTCGACCCGGCCAACGTTCGCCAGATCGAACAAATCATCACCCGGATCAGCGCCGAGATGGGCACGACGGTCGTCCTGGTCACGCACCATGTCTGGCAAGCGCGGCGGCTGGCCCATCGCGTCGGTTTGCTCTATGATGGCGAGCTGCTCGAAATCGCCCCCACCAACCGCTTCTTCGATCACCCCGAACACCCCCTCACCCGCGCCTTCCTCCGCGGCGAGACCGTGTTCTGA
- the moaC gene encoding cyclic pyranopterin monophosphate synthase MoaC — protein sequence MLTHIDAQGQAAMVDVSDKNTTTRTAIAGARVVMQPDTLAAIRAGDVKKGDVLSVARVAGIMAAKRTHELIPLCHPLLLTKIAVDFDYVEDGVEVRATVRCQGQTGVEMEALTAAAVAALTIYDMAKALEKTMRIENIRLLYKEGGKSGVFEA from the coding sequence ATGCTCACCCATATCGATGCTCAGGGCCAGGCGGCGATGGTCGATGTCTCGGACAAGAACACGACCACGCGCACGGCCATTGCCGGCGCCCGCGTGGTCATGCAGCCCGACACCCTGGCCGCCATCCGCGCCGGCGATGTAAAGAAGGGCGATGTGCTCAGCGTCGCCCGCGTGGCCGGGATCATGGCTGCCAAGCGCACGCACGAACTGATCCCGCTCTGCCACCCCCTCTTGCTGACCAAGATCGCCGTCGATTTCGACTATGTCGAGGATGGCGTCGAGGTGCGGGCCACCGTCCGCTGCCAGGGCCAGACCGGGGTGGAGATGGAGGCGCTGACCGCCGCCGCCGTCGCCGCCCTCACCATCTACGACATGGCCAAAGCCCTCGAAAAGACCATGCGCATCGAAAACATTCGCCTCCTGTACAAAGAAGGCGGTAAAAGTGGAGTTTTTGAGGCTTAA
- a CDS encoding molybdenum cofactor biosynthesis protein MoaE: MRPGDEAAVFPPVSGGGESKRFWLTEEPLSLDALAGLVTAPERGGIVLFSGTVRGITGPQSTDFLEYEAYAEMAETVLAQIGGEVQDRWPQVLDIAIVHRTGRLEIGESSVMVAVAGAHRQGLFDACAYAIERLKRIAPIWKKEVGPDGTYWVEGPHGDGDQIGVDR, encoded by the coding sequence TTGCGGCCGGGCGACGAGGCGGCGGTCTTCCCGCCCGTCAGCGGCGGCGGCGAGAGCAAGCGTTTCTGGCTGACCGAAGAGCCGCTCTCGCTCGATGCTCTGGCCGGGCTGGTGACGGCGCCGGAGCGCGGGGGCATCGTCCTTTTCTCCGGCACGGTGCGCGGGATCACCGGGCCGCAAAGCACCGATTTCCTGGAATACGAGGCCTATGCCGAGATGGCCGAGACGGTGTTGGCCCAAATCGGGGGCGAGGTGCAGGACAGGTGGCCACAGGTGCTCGACATCGCCATCGTCCACCGCACCGGCCGGCTGGAAATCGGCGAATCGAGCGTGATGGTGGCGGTGGCCGGCGCGCACCGGCAGGGACTGTTCGATGCCTGCGCCTATGCCATCGAGCGGCTGAAACGGATCGCCCCGATCTGGAAGAAAGAGGTGGGGCCGGATGGAACCTACTGGGTGGAGGGGCCGCATGGAGATGGGGATCAGATAGGCGTGGATCGCTAG